The DNA region CCACGATCTACCCGATGATCGTCCGCGAGGCGCGCATCGCCCCCCAGCGCCTGGCCGATGCCGCCAGCAGGGCGGCGATCAAGGCCCAGCGCCCCCTGCGTACCCTGTATTCCAGCCGCTCGGTGCTCGGCGCCTACGTCGGTAGCGGCCTGCAGCTGTTCGTCGCCGGCACCATGATCGTATGGATGCCCAGCTACCTCAGCCGCTACTACGGCATGGGCACCGACAAGGCTGCCACGGTGGCGGCAGTCATCATGTTGTGCGGCGGGGTTGGGGTCGTTGCCTGCGGCATCCTCTGCGACCGCTTCGCGCGCAAGCGCGCGGATCGCAAGATCAGCCTGGCCATCGTCTACTGCCTAGGCAGCTGTCTGCTGCTGTCGCTGGCCTTCGCCTTGCCAGTGGGCACCACCCAACTGGTAGTGATCTGCCTGGGCATGATGGTCGCGGCCGGGACCAATGGCCCCACCAGCGCCATGGTCGGCAACCTGACCCACTACTCGGTGCATGGCACCGCTCTGGCCACCCTGACCCTGGCCAACAACCTGCTCGGGCTGGCTAGCGGGCCACTGATCACTGGCAAGGTTTCCGACCACATCGGCCTGGATGCCGCGCTGCAACTGGTGCCACTGGTCAGCATCGCGGCGGCGGCGGTGCTCTTTTACGCCAAACGCCACTATCTCGATGACATGGTGCGCCAACAGGCTGACGACAACAGCCAAACGGCGGCTATGGCGGCTGCACACCCCTGAGCCAGTGCGTGGTTGCCCTTGAGCGACCACGCAGCAAAGCCCCCTGAACAGCAATCAACCTTTCACTGAAAGACCGATTCCGGTCGCATGGCGTATTGGAGAATTTATGGCTGCCAAGCAAAACAAGGTCATCGTCACCTGTGCTGTGACGGGCTCGATTCATACCCCCTCGATGTCGCCCTACCTGCCGGTCACGGCGGCGCAGATAGAAGAATCCGCTGTTGGCGCGGCGCAGGCCGGCGCATCGATCGTGCACCTGCATGCACGGGATCCGAGCAATGGCCAACCCTCGCAAGATCCGCGGCTGTTCATGGAGTTTCTTCCCAACATCCGCCAACGCTCGGATGTGGTGATCAATCTCACCACCGGCGGTGCGCCGAACATGCTGGTGGAGGAGCGCCTGCAGCCGGCGCTGCAACTCAAGCCTGAGGTGGCATCGCTGAACATGGGCTCGATCAATTTCGGCCTCTATCCCATGCTCGAGCGCTTCAAGGACTTCCAGCACGATTGGGAAAGGCCGTACCTGGAGGGCTCGCGAGACCGGGTGTTCAGAAATACCTTCAGCGACATTCAGTACATCCTGGAGTCCTGCGCGGGCAATGGCACGCGCTTTGAGATCGAATGCTATGACATCGGGCACCTGTACACGGCTGCACACTTCCTGGACCGCGGGATCGTCAAAGGGCCGTTGTTGATCCAGTCGGTGTTTGGCCTGCTCGGTGGCATCGGTTCGCATCCTGAGGATGTACTGCATATGAAGCGCACGGCTGATCGGTTGTTTGGCGAGGACTATTACTGGTCGGTGCTGGGTGCCGGAAAACACCAGATGCCCCTGGCCACCCAGTCGGCAACCATGGGCGGCAATGTGCGTGTCGGTCTTGAGGACTCGCTCTGGGATGGGCCTGGCGTGTTGTCCAGGAGCAATGCCGAGCAGGTCAAGCGTGTGGTGTCGATCCTGCATGCACTGAATCTCGAGGTGGCCACGCCAGATGAGACGCGCCAGATGCTTAAGCTCAAGGGGGCAGACCAGGTAGGGTTCTGAACCATGGCAGCCAGTCTGAGGAAGGCCATTGCATGACAACGCTCATTCGGGCTGCCGCCCTGACCAACTACCTGAAAGTGAGCCAGCAGCTTAGGCTCGACCCCATCCCCTTGCTGGCCGAAGTCGGCCTGAGCAAAGCACAGCTGCAGCACCCTGAGCACCGCGTCTCGGCCGAGGCGACGGCACGCCTGCTGGAAAACTCGGCCGCCGTCAGCGGTTGCCAGAGCTTCGGCCTGAGCATGGCCGAGTCGCGACAACTCTCGGATCTGGGTGCGGTCAGCCTGTTGCTCCTCCACCAGCGCTCGCTGCGTGATGCCTTGCAGGTGCTGCTACATTACCGTCATCTGATGAACGATGCAGTTGCCATCCACCTGGAAGAGGAGGGCGGCAGGGCGATCATTCGCCAGGAAGTGCTCAGCAAGTCGCCGGTGGCCTGTCGCCAGTCCAATGAGCTGGCCATGGGCGTGCTGTTTCGTTTATGTGCGGCCTTGCTCGATAAGCACTGGCGCCCGATCAGTGTGCATTTCACCCACCTGGCGCCGGCAAACCTGCGACTGCATCGGCGTCTGTTCGGCTGCCACCTGGTATTTGGCAGCCACTTCAATGGCATTGTCTGCCCGGATGCAAACCTGGACATGAGCAAGCCGCTCGCCGACCCGGCGATGGCGCGCAACGCCCAGCGTTACCTCGTCTCGCTGCAGGGCAGTGAAGGGCCGTCGATTCTGTTCGAGATACGCAAGGCCATTTACCTGTGGCTGCCGTTGGGGCGAGCGTCCATCGAGCAGATTGCCGAGGTCCAGGGCATGAACGTGCGGACCCTGCAGCGTCGTCTGAAAGACGAAGGCCATGTTTTCAGCGTCCTGATCCGTGACGCACGCCGCGATCTGGCGCTGCGCTACCTGGGGAATTCGAATTACCCCCTGGGACGAGTCGCCGAGTTGCTGGGCTTCTCCGTGGCGACTTCTTTTACCCGCTGGTTCATCAGCCAATTTGGCATGTCGCCTGCCGCTTGGCGAAAAAAACGCCAGGCTGTTGTGTCGCTGCGGTAAAAGGACCAGTGCTGGTGGCACCGGTCAAGCGCTCACACCGCGCCCTGGCAAACGCGATGTGACGCTGTCGAATCACCGGCGAGATCGATCAGTAAGGGGTGTCCCCGATGATGCCGGCGCGGTTCAGCTTGCGGTGGCAGGGCGGGTAGTCCATGACCGCGTAATGCTGGGTGCTGCGGTTGTCCCAGATCGCCACGCTGTTGGGCTTCCAGCGCCAGCGCACCTGATACTCGGGGATGGCCGCCTGGCTGATCAAATAGCGCAGCAGGTCGGCCGAGCCGGGGTTGGCGTCCTGGCCGAAACGTACCCGTTCAGGGGTGTGAAAGTTGGTGAAGTGGGTGGCGAAACTGTTGACGAACAGCACCTTCTCACCCGTTTCCGGGTGAGTGCGCACCACCGGATGCTCGGCGTCCGGGTACTGGGCCTTGAGCGCCAGGCGCTTTTCGATGGGCATGGCCGCGCCGAAGCTGGCCTCGATGCTGTGGCGGGCGCGCAGGCCGTCGATCTTGGCTTTCACATCCTCCGGCAGGCGCTCGTAGGCCACCACCATGTTGGCCCACATGGTGTCGCCGCCTACCGGCGGGCACTCCAGGCAGCGAAGCACCGCTCCCATCGACGGTTTCTCGCGCCAGGTGGTATCGGTGTGCCAGGCGTTCTCGTAACGGTCGACCGGCGTCTCGGGCGACTTGTGGATCTGCACCAGGCCCGGATGTTCCGGGTGGCTACCGACGACCGGGTGATCCTCCAGTTCGCCAAAGCGTCGGGCAAACGCCACATGCTCGGCGTGACTGATGTCCTGGTCGCGCAAAAACAGCACGCGATGCTTGAGTAGTTGCTGGCGAATCTCGGCGAACAGCCCATCGTCATCGATGGCGTCGGCCAGGTTGACGCCGATCAGCTCGGCGCCAATGGTGCAGGTCAATTGTTCGACTTGCATGACGGTGGCCTCCTCAGATGACGAAGAGCGACGAGCCGGTGGTCTTGCGCGACTCCAGGTCGCGGTGGGCCTGCACGGCATCTTTCAATTCATACTGCTGGTTGATCTCGATCTTGATCCGCCCGCTGCCGACGTGGTCGAACAGCTCGCCGGACAGGGCGGCCTTCTCCGCCGGGTCGGCGATGTAGTCGGCCAGCGCCGGACGGGTCAGGTATAGCGATCCCTTCATCGCCAGCAGTTGCGGGTTGAAGCCGTCGATGGGGCCCGAGGCGGTGCCGACGCAGACCATCAGGCCGCGACGCTTGAGCGAATCCAGCGAGCCCATGAAGGTATTCTTGCCGACGCTGTCGAACACCACATCGACGCCGACGCCGTCGGTCAGCTCGCGTGCGCGCTTGGCGACGTCCTCATGGCTGTAGTTGATGATGTGGTCGCAGCCGTGGGCGCGGGCCAGTTCGGCCTTGGCCTCGGTGGACACGGTGCCGATCACGGTGAGGCCGAGCAGCTTGGCCCATTGCGAAACGATAAGCCCGACACCGCCGGCGGCAGCGTGCAGCAGAATGGTGTCGCCGGCCTTGAAGTCATGGATGCGGCGCATCAGGTAGGACGACGTCAGACCGCGCATGGTCATGGCGGCAGCGGTTTCGCAACTGATGTTTTCCGGCAGTTTGATCAGTGGCGCGGCGGGGATGATGCGCTCGGTGCTGTAGGCGCCGAGGGTGTTGATGAAGCCGGTGTAGGTGACGCGGTCGCCGACCGCGACGTTGGTCACGCCCTCGCCGAGCGCCTGCACCACACCGGCGGCTTCGACCCCCATGCCGTTAGGCAGCGGAATCGGGTAGGTGCCGTTGCGGAAGTAGGTGTCGGCATAATTCAGACCTACAGCCACATGACGAAGAAGTACTTCCCCCGGACCGGGTTCACCGACTTCGACATCTTCATAGCGCAGGACTTCGGGTGCACCGGTTTCGTAAAAGCGTACGGCTTTGGCCATGAGTGTTTTCTCCAATCAGCATTGTTGTTGTAAGCGTTTAGGCACGCTGAGCGGACTGTAGGCCGCAGGCGGGATGCAGCGCTTCTCATCGAGCGACAAGAGACTGTCTTTTCATGACAGGTGTTTCGAAGAGGGGGATAGCTCGTGGTGGGCAACAGCACCATGCTGCTGTTCGTCTACCTGGCGGTGACCATCTTCTGCCTGATCACCTTCCGCAGCTGGCGGGCGACGCTGGTGGCGCTGCTGCCGCTGGTGCTCACCTCGGTGCTGTGCGAGGCGCTGATGGTGGCGATGGGCATCGGCGTCAAGGTGGCGACCCTGCCGGTGATCGCCCTTGGCGTGGGCATCGGCGTCGACTACGCGCTGTACTTGCTCAGCGTGCAGTTGCACTAGCAGCGCCAGGGCATGTCGCTGTCCGACGCCTACGAGAACGCCGTGGCCTTCACCGGCCGGGTGGTCGGCCTGGTCGGCATCACCCTGGCCGCCGGCGTGGTGGGCTGGGTCTGGTCGCCGATCAAGTTCCAGGCCGACATGGGCATCCTGCTGACCTTCATGTTCCTGTGGAACATGCTCGGCGCGCTGATCCTGATCCCGGCGCTGTCGTACTTCCTGCTGCCGGACAAGCGCACCGGCGCCGTCTCGGCCAAGCCGGTGGAGCCTGCTTCCACCCCGGGCTCGACCCAGGTCCACCCGCAAATCCACCCCAGGTTCGAAGCGTGCAGCACCGCCTTGCTAAAAAATCGGCGCTGAATGGCCGAAGCGTGACTCCGTCACCGCCCAAGCCACGGCTACGACAAAAGCACAAATAAATTTGGGTGAGTGTTTCCAATGGCTGACTACAAAGCGCCCCTTCGCGACATGGACTTCGTGCTCAACGAAGTTTTCGACGTATCCCAACTGTGGGCCGAGCTGCCGGCGCTGGCCGAGGTCGTCGACGTCGACACCGCCAAGGCCATTCTCGAGGAGGCCGGCAAGGTCACCGCCGGCGTCGTCGCTCCGCTGAACCGCAGCGGCGACGAGGAAGGCTGCTCCTGGCGCGAGGGCGCGGTGCAGACTCCGGCCGGTTTCCCCGCGGCCTACCAGGCCTACGCCGAAGGCGGCTGGGTCGGCGTCGGTGGCTCGCCGGAGTTCGGCGGCATGGGCATGCCCAAGGTGATCGGCGCCCAGGTCGAGGAGATGGTCAATTCGGCCAACCTGTCCTTCGCCCTGTACCCGATGCTGACCGCCGGCGCCTGCCTGGCGCTGCTCAACCACGGCAGCGAGGAGCTCAAGGCCCAGTATCTGCCGAACCTGTACGAAGGCCGCTGGGCCGGCTCCATGTGCCTGACCGAGTCGCACGCCGGTACCGACCTGGGCATCATCCGCACCAAGGCCGAGCCCCAGGCCGACGGCAGCTACAAGGTCAGCGGCACCAAGATCTTCATCACTGGCGGCGAGCAGGACCTGTCCGAGAACATCATCCAGCTGGTGCTGGCCAAGCTGCCGGACGCCCCGGCAGGGCCGAAGGGCATCTCGCTGTTCCTGGTGCCCAAGGTGATGGTCGACGCCGACGGCTCGCTGGGCGGGCGCAACGCGGTTGCCTGCGGCTCCATCGAGCACAAGATGAGCATCAAGGCCTCGGCCACCTGCGTAATGAACTTCGACTGCGCCACCGGCTACCTGGTCGGCGAGCTGAACAAGGGCCTCAACGCCATGTTCACCATGATGAACTACGAGCGTCTGGGCGTCGGCATCCAGGGCCTGGCGCTGGGCGAGCGCTCCTACCAGAACGCCGTCGAGTACGCCCGCGAGCGCATCCAGAGCCGTGCGCCGACCGGCGCGGTGGCCAGGGACAAGGCGGCCGACCCGATCATCGTGCACCCGGACGTGCGCCGCATGCTGCTGACCATGAAGGCGCTGAACGAGGGCGGCCGCGCCTTCTCCAGCTACGTCGCCCTGCAGCTCGACACCGCCAAGTACAGCGAGGACGCCGTCGTCCGCAAGCGCGCCGAGGAACTGGTCGCCCTGCTGACTCCGGTGGCCAAGGCCTTCCTCACGGACATGGGCCTGGAAACCACCATCCACGGCCAGCAGGTGTTCGGCGGCCACGGCTATATCCGCGAGTGGGGCCAGGAGCAACTGGTGCGCGACTGCCGCATCACCCAGATATACGAAGGCACCAACGGCATCCAGTCGCTGGACCTGATGGGCCGCAAGGTGGTCGCCAGCGGCGGCAGCTTCTACCGGCACCTGTCCGAGGAAATCAATGCCTTCATCGCCGGCGCCGATACCGCTCTGGCCGAGTTCACCGCGCCGCTGAAGGCCGCCGTGGACAACCTCGACGAGCTGACCGCCCATGTGCTGGACAAGGCGCAGAACAACCCCAACGAGATCGGCGCTGCGTCGGTCGAGTACCTGCACACCTTCGGCTACACCGTGTACGCCTACCTGTGGGCGCGCATGGCCGCCGTCGCGCTGGTCAAGCAGGGTGAGGACGACTTCTACGCCAGCAAACTGGGTACCGCGCGTTTCTACTTCGCCCGCATCCTGCCGCGCATCCACTCGCTGAGCGCCTCGGTGCGCGCCGGCAGCGCGAGCCTGTACCTGCTCGACGCCGAGCAGTTCTGATCGCGGCCCTCAGGCCAACAGGCCGTCCGCCACGGCCCGTCGCCGGGGCGTGGCGGCGCTTTCCCTCTCCCCGTCATCCCCCGGACTCGCTGATGCCGGCGCAGGGCAGGTCACGCCCAGTAACAGCGCGTGCTGTCATCAAATGAAAACTTCATGACGTGGGATGTGAAGCGGCCGAGGGGAGGGGTAATTACTGTTCGTCCCATAGAGAGGCGATTGCGTCCGGATGACTGCGCTCACCTGAGTGATGCCGGCGCCCGCGTGCAGCAAAACAAAAACTTCAGAATGGCAAAGTCGGGAAAACAATCATGGCGAAGACAAAAATAATTCCGCCTGCGCAAGGTGCCTACAACTACCAACTGCTGATCAAGCGCCTGCTGCTGTCCGGCGTGCGCTACCAGCCGGACCAGGAAATCGTCTACGCCGACAAGCTGCGCTACAGCTACCGCACCCTCAACGAGCGCATCCAGCGCCTGGCCAATGCGCTGAGCGCGGCTGGGGTCAAGGCCGGCGACACCGTGGCGCTGCTCGACTGGGACAGCCACCGCTCGCTGGAGTGCTTCTTCGCCGTACCGATGCTCGGGGCGGTACTGCACACCGTGAACGTGCGCCTGTCGCCGGAGCAGATCGTCTACACCATGAACCATGCCGAGGACGACATTGTCCTGGTGCATGACGACTTCCTGCCGCTGCTGGAGCAGATCCACGGCGAGCTGAACACCGTGAAGGGCTACGTGCAGCTCACCGAGAGCGTCGCCAAGCCGACGCAACTGCCGCTGGTGGGCGAGTACGAGGCGCTGCTGGCCGGCGCCGACAGTCACTTCGAGTTCCCCGATTTCGACGAGAACTCGGTGGCGACCATGTTCTACACCACCGGTACCACCGGCAATCCGAAGGGCGTGTACTTCACCCACCGCCAACTGGTGCTGCACACCCTCAACCAACTGGGCACCTTCGCCGGTTGGGACGGCCAGCCGCTGCTGCGCTCCGGCGACGTGTACATGCCGATCACCCCGATGTTCCACGTGCACGCCTGGGGCGTGCCCTACACGGCCACGGCGATGGGCGTCAAGCAGGTCTATCCCGGCCGCTACGAGCCGAACACGCTGGTTCACCTGTTCCGCGAGGAGGGGGTGAGCTTCTCCCACTGCGTGCCGACCATCCTGCAGATGATGCTGGACTGCGAAGAGGGCAAGCGCACCGACTTCGCCGGCTGGAAGATGCTGCTCGGTGGCAGCGCGCTGACCCTCGGCTTGGCTCGCCAGGCGAGCGAGCGGGGCATGCGGGTGCACTGCGGCTATGGCATGTCCGAGACCTGCCCGCTGCTGACCCTGACCCATCTGCGTGCCGAGGACCTCGCCCTGCCGATGGACGAGCAGATCCCGGAGCGCATCAAGACCGGCGTGCCGATCCCGATGGTCGACCTGCGCATCGTCGACGGCGCCGGCAACGACGTGCCTCATGACGGTGTGGCGCTGGGCGAGATCGTGGTGCGCACCCCCTGGCTGGCCCAGGGCTACCTGAAGGAGCCGGAGAAGGGCGCCGAGCTCTGGGAAGGCGGCTGGCTGCACACCGGCGACATGGCCTCGATCGACCAGCGCGGCATCGTGGAAATCAAGGACCGCATCAAGGACGTGATCAAGACCGGCGGCGAGTGGATCAGCTCGCTGGAGCTGGAGAGCCTGATCAGCCAGCACGCGGCGGTCGCCGCGGTGGCCGTGGTGGGCATTCCCGACGCGCAGTGGGGCGAGCGGCCGCTGGCCCTGGTGGTCTGCGCACCGGGCGAGAGCCTCGACCAGAAGACCATCGAAGTGCACCTGCAGCAGTTCGTCGATAGCGGGCACATCAACAAGTGGGCGATTCCGCGGCAGATCCGCTTCGTCGCCGACATTCCCAAGACCAGCGTTGGCAAGATCAACAAGAAGCTGATCCGAGAAGCCGTGCTGGCTGAGCTTTAAATGGTGACCGCATGGATTGGTTGATCGGTGATTGTGGTAGTCATGCTGTCGAGTTCCACTTGTTTGCTCCCTCAAGTTCGCTCCCACGACCCAGCTCAGAGCCCCTAGAACGAGAGCAAACCCTCATCAAAGCGGACTATGTGCCAACGACACGCTTACTCTAAGGTCTTCAAAGCCCAGCTCGTCCCAAACAGGAACCCATGCCATGGAAAAAAACGTGCAATCCGGTCATTGTTGGCCCGCCGCGTAAAAGAGCTCAGGCTAAGGCAACCAAGAAGGAGTCGCTTTT from Pseudomonas cavernicola includes:
- a CDS encoding acyl-CoA dehydrogenase C-terminal domain-containing protein — protein: MADYKAPLRDMDFVLNEVFDVSQLWAELPALAEVVDVDTAKAILEEAGKVTAGVVAPLNRSGDEEGCSWREGAVQTPAGFPAAYQAYAEGGWVGVGGSPEFGGMGMPKVIGAQVEEMVNSANLSFALYPMLTAGACLALLNHGSEELKAQYLPNLYEGRWAGSMCLTESHAGTDLGIIRTKAEPQADGSYKVSGTKIFITGGEQDLSENIIQLVLAKLPDAPAGPKGISLFLVPKVMVDADGSLGGRNAVACGSIEHKMSIKASATCVMNFDCATGYLVGELNKGLNAMFTMMNYERLGVGIQGLALGERSYQNAVEYARERIQSRAPTGAVARDKAADPIIVHPDVRRMLLTMKALNEGGRAFSSYVALQLDTAKYSEDAVVRKRAEELVALLTPVAKAFLTDMGLETTIHGQQVFGGHGYIREWGQEQLVRDCRITQIYEGTNGIQSLDLMGRKVVASGGSFYRHLSEEINAFIAGADTALAEFTAPLKAAVDNLDELTAHVLDKAQNNPNEIGAASVEYLHTFGYTVYAYLWARMAAVALVKQGEDDFYASKLGTARFYFARILPRIHSLSASVRAGSASLYLLDAEQF
- a CDS encoding fatty acid--CoA ligase, with the protein product MAKTKIIPPAQGAYNYQLLIKRLLLSGVRYQPDQEIVYADKLRYSYRTLNERIQRLANALSAAGVKAGDTVALLDWDSHRSLECFFAVPMLGAVLHTVNVRLSPEQIVYTMNHAEDDIVLVHDDFLPLLEQIHGELNTVKGYVQLTESVAKPTQLPLVGEYEALLAGADSHFEFPDFDENSVATMFYTTGTTGNPKGVYFTHRQLVLHTLNQLGTFAGWDGQPLLRSGDVYMPITPMFHVHAWGVPYTATAMGVKQVYPGRYEPNTLVHLFREEGVSFSHCVPTILQMMLDCEEGKRTDFAGWKMLLGGSALTLGLARQASERGMRVHCGYGMSETCPLLTLTHLRAEDLALPMDEQIPERIKTGVPIPMVDLRIVDGAGNDVPHDGVALGEIVVRTPWLAQGYLKEPEKGAELWEGGWLHTGDMASIDQRGIVEIKDRIKDVIKTGGEWISSLELESLISQHAAVAAVAVVGIPDAQWGERPLALVVCAPGESLDQKTIEVHLQQFVDSGHINKWAIPRQIRFVADIPKTSVGKINKKLIREAVLAEL
- a CDS encoding 3-keto-5-aminohexanoate cleavage protein, whose product is MAAKQNKVIVTCAVTGSIHTPSMSPYLPVTAAQIEESAVGAAQAGASIVHLHARDPSNGQPSQDPRLFMEFLPNIRQRSDVVINLTTGGAPNMLVEERLQPALQLKPEVASLNMGSINFGLYPMLERFKDFQHDWERPYLEGSRDRVFRNTFSDIQYILESCAGNGTRFEIECYDIGHLYTAAHFLDRGIVKGPLLIQSVFGLLGGIGSHPEDVLHMKRTADRLFGEDYYWSVLGAGKHQMPLATQSATMGGNVRVGLEDSLWDGPGVLSRSNAEQVKRVVSILHALNLEVATPDETRQMLKLKGADQVGF
- a CDS encoding AraC family transcriptional regulator, with translation MTTLIRAAALTNYLKVSQQLRLDPIPLLAEVGLSKAQLQHPEHRVSAEATARLLENSAAVSGCQSFGLSMAESRQLSDLGAVSLLLLHQRSLRDALQVLLHYRHLMNDAVAIHLEEEGGRAIIRQEVLSKSPVACRQSNELAMGVLFRLCAALLDKHWRPISVHFTHLAPANLRLHRRLFGCHLVFGSHFNGIVCPDANLDMSKPLADPAMARNAQRYLVSLQGSEGPSILFEIRKAIYLWLPLGRASIEQIAEVQGMNVRTLQRRLKDEGHVFSVLIRDARRDLALRYLGNSNYPLGRVAELLGFSVATSFTRWFISQFGMSPAAWRKKRQAVVSLR
- a CDS encoding MFS transporter, coding for MDTSIVIPRRYAWIVFALTFGLLISDYMSRQVLNAVFPLLKSEWTLSDSQLGLLSGIVALMVGLLTFPLSLLADRFGRVKCLVLMAMLWSLATLGCALAENYQQMLVARFLVGVGEAAYGSVGGAVVMAVFPREMRATLSGAFMAGGMFGSVLGIAIGGVIAELFGWRWAFAGMAIFGLVLATIYPMIVREARIAPQRLADAASRAAIKAQRPLRTLYSSRSVLGAYVGSGLQLFVAGTMIVWMPSYLSRYYGMGTDKAATVAAVIMLCGGVGVVACGILCDRFARKRADRKISLAIVYCLGSCLLLSLAFALPVGTTQLVVICLGMMVAAGTNGPTSAMVGNLTHYSVHGTALATLTLANNLLGLASGPLITGKVSDHIGLDAALQLVPLVSIAAAAVLFYAKRHYLDDMVRQQADDNSQTAAMAAAHP
- a CDS encoding quinone oxidoreductase family protein gives rise to the protein MAKAVRFYETGAPEVLRYEDVEVGEPGPGEVLLRHVAVGLNYADTYFRNGTYPIPLPNGMGVEAAGVVQALGEGVTNVAVGDRVTYTGFINTLGAYSTERIIPAAPLIKLPENISCETAAAMTMRGLTSSYLMRRIHDFKAGDTILLHAAAGGVGLIVSQWAKLLGLTVIGTVSTEAKAELARAHGCDHIINYSHEDVAKRARELTDGVGVDVVFDSVGKNTFMGSLDSLKRRGLMVCVGTASGPIDGFNPQLLAMKGSLYLTRPALADYIADPAEKAALSGELFDHVGSGRIKIEINQQYELKDAVQAHRDLESRKTTGSSLFVI
- a CDS encoding TauD/TfdA dioxygenase family protein, which translates into the protein MQVEQLTCTIGAELIGVNLADAIDDDGLFAEIRQQLLKHRVLFLRDQDISHAEHVAFARRFGELEDHPVVGSHPEHPGLVQIHKSPETPVDRYENAWHTDTTWREKPSMGAVLRCLECPPVGGDTMWANMVVAYERLPEDVKAKIDGLRARHSIEASFGAAMPIEKRLALKAQYPDAEHPVVRTHPETGEKVLFVNSFATHFTNFHTPERVRFGQDANPGSADLLRYLISQAAIPEYQVRWRWKPNSVAIWDNRSTQHYAVMDYPPCHRKLNRAGIIGDTPY